The following proteins come from a genomic window of Bartonella apihabitans:
- a CDS encoding ATP-binding cassette domain-containing protein, with translation MTPLIDALETACNKIRGSLPFHWQRLRTLPMSGDETLIKLVERQLGVHIVRVNKQSALQIGGVYIVLTPAGNYRAVEVANDGTFVFLDEDKEQSHHKAEADNIHSAADVVTVESKIEPSLELEKRLPEANEKPQALKKAVHPAEVVKLDALAKTDDKRDIARLGNAEAGGKKTAHEKAQKFTDQCIPQYQVFKASLLDNFDLRRLISSDPVAVSILWKLLFGSIFINLMIVVTPLYLNAIYSRILPAYASASLWTFSIGVALALLGEFLLRRDRQKLNISLIQRIHTTIEPNIVRRLLRVNASQSNEWGAAQFRALDDWKMVRNFALLTLNLNVVDVPFILLFLLVIAILGQWVVVVPLFIIAIIFCVMYYYWRQAALQFKERPLHRDPPTPVDMMVASIIGRPDVVSDRYMSDSETDIEAWQKRYQRTAAFQRLNYAINGIQLVLIVIMAYYLVLAGSLNQGAIFAVILLAGRMLMPLFGVSSIVYEAYGAHLSYKRLKKLIGESSDNQDQPIHLEKYENLKSPLWLIEHGTFAYNSEKVILDDLDLVIPKGQKVALFGRNGSGKSTLLKLLAGYLSLEKGTITFSKRPLHAGDESIKHLIHYAWQEHVMLTSSVYEFLCLEGRLSREECENILHQLDLVSGEMQIADKLEVTWRDAGFYPNPAHRQMLASARLALTKRKILILDEPTSQLSQKQESRVANVLKNILQPDTTMVVSTDRFDILSLTERVIVLDQGHIQFDGPTREFLRRSNHPQNS, from the coding sequence ATGACTCCTCTGATCGACGCTCTGGAAACCGCGTGTAACAAAATACGCGGTTCTCTTCCTTTTCACTGGCAGCGTCTGCGTACTTTGCCAATGTCAGGCGACGAAACCTTGATCAAGCTCGTCGAGCGCCAACTCGGCGTTCACATTGTACGCGTCAACAAACAATCGGCTTTGCAGATTGGCGGCGTCTATATTGTGCTAACCCCTGCGGGTAATTACCGTGCGGTGGAAGTGGCAAATGACGGGACATTCGTTTTTCTTGATGAAGATAAAGAGCAAAGCCACCACAAAGCCGAAGCTGATAATATCCATTCTGCTGCTGATGTGGTGACCGTTGAAAGCAAAATCGAACCTTCCCTTGAACTGGAAAAACGGCTTCCCGAGGCAAACGAAAAGCCGCAGGCTCTCAAAAAAGCTGTGCATCCGGCCGAGGTTGTGAAACTTGATGCACTCGCCAAAACGGACGACAAGCGCGATATAGCGCGATTGGGCAACGCTGAAGCCGGTGGGAAAAAAACTGCTCACGAAAAAGCACAAAAATTTACAGACCAATGCATTCCGCAATATCAGGTTTTCAAAGCAAGCCTTCTTGATAATTTCGATTTGCGCCGCCTTATTTCTTCGGATCCGGTGGCGGTTTCTATTTTATGGAAATTGCTTTTCGGCTCGATTTTTATCAATCTGATGATTGTGGTCACACCGCTTTATCTGAATGCAATTTATAGCCGTATTTTACCGGCCTATGCATCTGCATCGTTATGGACTTTTTCGATTGGTGTTGCATTGGCATTGCTCGGTGAATTCCTGCTTCGTCGTGACCGCCAGAAGCTCAATATTTCGCTGATCCAGCGCATTCACACAACAATCGAACCCAACATTGTGAGGCGGCTTTTGCGTGTCAATGCCAGCCAGTCGAATGAATGGGGCGCTGCCCAGTTCCGGGCACTTGATGACTGGAAAATGGTGCGCAATTTTGCGCTTTTGACTTTGAACCTTAATGTCGTGGATGTTCCCTTCATTCTGCTTTTTCTTTTGGTCATTGCCATACTCGGGCAATGGGTTGTCGTTGTTCCGTTATTTATCATCGCCATTATTTTTTGCGTCATGTATTACTATTGGCGACAGGCAGCGTTGCAGTTTAAAGAACGGCCACTTCATCGCGACCCTCCGACACCCGTCGATATGATGGTGGCTTCCATTATTGGTCGGCCGGATGTTGTCAGCGATCGCTATATGTCCGATTCCGAGACCGATATTGAAGCCTGGCAAAAGCGTTATCAACGAACTGCTGCTTTCCAGCGTTTGAATTATGCCATCAATGGCATTCAGCTCGTGCTCATTGTCATTATGGCTTATTATCTGGTTCTTGCCGGTTCTCTTAATCAGGGGGCGATTTTTGCGGTTATTTTGCTTGCCGGCCGTATGTTGATGCCATTGTTCGGTGTTTCAAGTATTGTCTATGAGGCTTATGGAGCCCATCTTAGTTACAAGCGGTTGAAAAAACTTATCGGCGAAAGCTCCGACAATCAGGATCAGCCGATCCATCTTGAAAAATACGAAAATCTCAAATCGCCATTATGGCTAATTGAACATGGAACTTTTGCCTATAACAGTGAAAAGGTTATTCTTGATGATCTTGATCTTGTTATACCAAAGGGGCAGAAAGTTGCACTGTTCGGGCGCAACGGGAGCGGCAAAAGCACTTTGTTAAAATTGCTGGCCGGCTATCTGTCACTTGAAAAAGGTACAATTACGTTTTCAAAACGTCCGCTCCATGCCGGCGATGAATCGATCAAACATCTCATCCATTATGCCTGGCAAGAACATGTGATGTTGACAAGCTCGGTTTATGAATTTTTGTGTCTGGAAGGCCGGCTCTCGCGTGAAGAATGTGAAAACATTCTCCATCAGCTTGATCTTGTAAGTGGCGAAATGCAAATTGCCGATAAATTGGAAGTAACATGGCGCGATGCCGGATTTTATCCCAATCCTGCACATCGCCAGATGCTTGCCTCGGCACGCCTTGCACTGACAAAACGCAAGATTCTCATTCTGGACGAGCCGACCTCGCAATTGTCACAAAAACAGGAGTCACGCGTTGCCAATGTGCTTAAAAACATATTGCAGCCTGATACAACAATGGTCGTGTCGACAGACCGTTTTGATATTCTGAGTTTGACAGAACGCGTTATTGTTCTCGATCAGGGGCATATCCAGTTTGACGGGCCAACACGCGAATTTCTGCGCCGTTCCAACCACCCGCAAAATAGCTAA